One Arthrobacter sp. StoSoilB20 DNA segment encodes these proteins:
- a CDS encoding dihydrofolate reductase family protein — translation MRKVTAGLFHSVDGVVQDPFKFQFDSFDEDLGKGLSKMITTVDTVVLGRVSYQEWAGYWPNASQDDDFAAFINPVEKFVASRTLTEPLEWENSHLIEGDVQQFVTDLKSRDGGEIAVCGSISLVRQLFFAGVLDELTLMTHPVVAGSGRRIFDEGDPLHRLTLEDQYATSKGNVVSTYSLRKD, via the coding sequence ATGCGTAAAGTTACCGCCGGGCTGTTCCATTCTGTTGACGGGGTGGTCCAGGACCCCTTCAAGTTCCAGTTCGACAGCTTCGATGAGGACCTGGGCAAGGGACTGAGCAAGATGATCACCACCGTGGACACAGTGGTCCTGGGCCGCGTCAGCTACCAGGAATGGGCTGGATACTGGCCCAACGCTTCGCAGGATGATGATTTTGCTGCCTTCATCAATCCGGTGGAGAAGTTCGTCGCGTCGCGCACCCTCACAGAACCGTTGGAGTGGGAAAACTCGCACCTTATTGAAGGCGACGTGCAGCAGTTTGTCACCGACCTGAAGAGCCGCGACGGAGGCGAAATTGCCGTCTGCGGCAGTATTTCACTGGTTCGCCAACTCTTTTTCGCAGGCGTCCTCGACGAACTCACCCTCATGACCCACCCAGTGGTGGCTGGCAGCGGGCGGCGCATCTTCGATGAAGGCGACCCCCTCCACCGCCTCACGTTGGAGGATCAGTACGCCACCAGCAAGGGCAACGTGGTCAGTACGTACAGCCTGCGCAAGGATTGA
- a CDS encoding glycerate kinase, with protein MRILIAPDKFKGSLTAAEAASAMAEGALRVYPDAVTTQFPVADGGEGTLDAAIAAGYEERNNAVVGPILKPVGASWAIRKDAFGGASVVIETAMASGLAHMEPTPENSLRAHSYGCGQLIAAALDAGATEIVLGLGGSAMSDAGSGALRALGLKPLDAAGNVVPLGGGSLVDVVALDASELDPRLSAVKFRIAVDVQNPLYGPEGAAHVFGPQKGADEDAVEKLDAGLRNWASLLREATGRDVNVPGAGAAGGFPASFLAFTDSALEGGFALVAGLTGLAKHLGEADLVITGEGSMDEQSLTGKAPIALADAASVHGIPVIAVAGRITVTPEDLAKHGIVAAAQLLDVAQRKDGVPDVADAVANAAKYLAWATSQVLEGA; from the coding sequence ATGCGTATCCTCATCGCCCCGGACAAGTTCAAGGGATCACTGACCGCCGCCGAAGCCGCGTCAGCCATGGCCGAAGGCGCCCTCCGTGTTTACCCTGACGCCGTGACCACCCAGTTCCCGGTGGCCGACGGCGGTGAAGGCACCCTGGATGCGGCCATCGCCGCCGGATATGAGGAGCGGAACAACGCTGTTGTCGGCCCGATCCTGAAGCCGGTGGGAGCATCATGGGCCATCCGGAAAGACGCCTTCGGCGGGGCCAGTGTTGTCATTGAGACCGCCATGGCTTCCGGCCTTGCGCACATGGAACCCACTCCGGAGAATTCGCTCCGCGCCCACAGCTACGGCTGCGGCCAGCTGATCGCCGCAGCCCTGGACGCAGGTGCCACCGAAATCGTCCTCGGCTTGGGCGGTTCGGCAATGTCCGACGCCGGCAGTGGAGCCTTGCGTGCTTTGGGGCTCAAACCCCTTGATGCGGCCGGGAACGTGGTGCCGCTCGGGGGAGGTTCCTTGGTGGACGTCGTGGCCCTGGACGCCTCCGAACTGGATCCGCGACTGTCCGCCGTGAAGTTCCGGATCGCCGTCGACGTTCAAAATCCGCTCTACGGGCCCGAAGGTGCGGCGCATGTTTTTGGTCCGCAGAAGGGTGCGGACGAGGATGCGGTGGAGAAGCTCGACGCCGGTCTACGCAACTGGGCGTCGCTCCTTCGGGAAGCAACTGGCCGCGATGTGAACGTACCTGGTGCGGGAGCGGCAGGCGGGTTCCCGGCGTCGTTCCTTGCCTTCACCGACTCCGCCCTGGAAGGTGGCTTCGCGCTGGTCGCGGGACTGACGGGCTTGGCCAAGCACCTCGGCGAGGCTGACTTGGTCATCACCGGTGAGGGTTCCATGGACGAGCAGTCACTTACCGGGAAGGCCCCTATCGCCTTGGCCGATGCTGCCAGCGTTCACGGGATCCCCGTCATCGCCGTGGCGGGGCGAATTACTGTCACACCTGAGGACCTGGCCAAGCACGGCATTGTTGCCGCCGCCCAATTGCTGGACGTCGCACAGCGCAAAGACGGCGTCCCGGATGTGGCGGACGCCGTGGCCAACGCGGCGAAGTACCTCGCGTGGGCTACCAGCCAGGTCCTTGAAGGGGCGTAA
- a CDS encoding glycerophosphodiester phosphodiesterase — protein MGYATGVTLPYFLRKDGSVGPLAFAHRGFSLNGLENSMSAFRAAVDLGTVHLETDVHTTADGVLLVFHDSSLDRVTDSVGRISELTAAQVAAARIGGVEPVPTFEELVTSLPGARLNLDVKDWNSVGPMATAIEKHGIHDRVLVTSFSDRRRRAVLSRLSRRAASSAGSSLTALFVLLGPVLPAAVARKLLSGVDVFQVPVRYGRLPVVTPGLIRRAHRLGRQVHVWTINEPGEMERLLDLGVDGLVSDRLDLLKEVLVRRGQWV, from the coding sequence ATGGGCTACGCTACGGGAGTGACGCTGCCCTATTTCCTTCGCAAGGACGGTTCGGTGGGCCCTTTGGCTTTCGCCCACCGGGGTTTCTCCTTGAATGGCCTGGAGAATTCCATGTCCGCCTTCCGTGCCGCTGTGGACCTTGGGACGGTGCACCTGGAGACGGATGTCCACACCACCGCGGACGGGGTATTGCTGGTATTCCATGACTCTTCCCTGGACCGGGTGACGGATTCCGTGGGCAGGATTTCCGAGCTCACGGCCGCCCAGGTCGCGGCTGCCCGGATTGGCGGGGTGGAGCCGGTGCCAACTTTTGAGGAGCTTGTCACTTCCTTGCCGGGTGCCCGGCTGAACCTGGACGTTAAGGATTGGAACTCCGTGGGCCCGATGGCTACGGCAATCGAGAAGCACGGCATCCACGACAGGGTTTTGGTCACCAGTTTCTCGGACAGGCGACGGCGGGCCGTCCTGTCCAGGCTTTCGCGGCGTGCAGCGTCCTCGGCTGGCAGCTCCTTGACCGCGCTCTTCGTCCTTCTGGGCCCAGTACTTCCTGCCGCTGTGGCACGCAAGCTGCTCTCCGGCGTCGACGTCTTCCAGGTTCCCGTCCGGTACGGCCGCTTGCCCGTGGTGACGCCGGGACTTATCCGTCGTGCCCACCGGCTGGGACGGCAGGTGCATGTGTGGACCATCAACGAGCCGGGGGAAATGGAACGGCTGCTGGACCTGGGCGTTGACGGGCTGGTGTCGGACCGGTTGGACCTGCTCAAGGAAGTCCTGGTACGCCGCGGCCAGTGGGTCTAG
- a CDS encoding D-2-hydroxyacid dehydrogenase family protein — protein MTRFRLAILDDYQQVSGDYAPWDSLLDDGVKVSVFSAPFVSAEQAVAALAPFDIIVAMRERTRFPQDVLEALPNLKLLVTTGMANAAIDLEAAAERGIVVCGTSGSPAAAPELTWALLMAFARNLTVEENSLRAGGWQTGVGFELEGKTLGIVGLGKIGTRMAGYAKAFGMDVLAWSQNLTADAAEAAGARKVSKEELFRESDVVTLHLRLSERTEGIVGAKELRLLGPEGVLVNTARGPLVDEAALIQALEEGWIRGAALDVFDDEPLPGGHALLHSSRTVLSPHIGYVTHESYRQFYGGAFEDVKGWLDGAPVRVING, from the coding sequence GTGACCCGATTCCGTTTAGCCATCCTGGACGATTACCAGCAGGTCTCCGGCGATTATGCCCCGTGGGACTCACTGCTCGACGACGGCGTAAAGGTGAGCGTGTTCAGCGCACCTTTCGTCTCGGCAGAGCAGGCCGTGGCCGCCTTGGCGCCGTTCGACATCATTGTGGCGATGCGCGAGCGAACCCGCTTCCCGCAGGATGTCCTTGAGGCCCTGCCCAACCTGAAGCTGCTGGTCACTACTGGCATGGCGAATGCAGCCATTGACCTGGAGGCAGCGGCAGAGCGGGGAATCGTGGTGTGCGGGACAAGTGGATCGCCGGCCGCTGCGCCCGAACTGACGTGGGCTTTGCTGATGGCCTTTGCCCGGAACCTGACGGTGGAGGAGAACTCGCTGCGCGCCGGGGGCTGGCAGACCGGCGTCGGCTTTGAGCTTGAAGGCAAGACGCTGGGAATCGTGGGCCTGGGCAAGATCGGCACGCGGATGGCTGGTTATGCCAAGGCGTTCGGTATGGACGTCCTCGCGTGGAGCCAAAACCTCACGGCCGACGCCGCAGAGGCAGCCGGTGCCCGGAAGGTCAGCAAAGAGGAACTGTTCCGTGAGTCCGACGTCGTGACGCTCCACCTCCGGTTGTCCGAGCGGACAGAGGGAATCGTGGGGGCCAAGGAACTGCGCTTGCTCGGACCCGAAGGCGTACTGGTCAATACTGCGCGTGGTCCTTTGGTGGATGAGGCTGCGCTGATCCAGGCGCTGGAAGAGGGGTGGATCCGCGGAGCTGCGCTGGATGTGTTCGACGATGAACCCCTTCCGGGAGGCCATGCGTTGCTTCATTCCTCGCGGACGGTCCTCTCGCCGCATATCGGTTACGTGACGCATGAGAGTTACCGCCAGTTCTATGGCGGGGCTTTTGAAGATGTGAAGGGGTGGCTGGACGGGGCCCCGGTCCGGGTGATCAACGGGTAG
- a CDS encoding DUF2630 family protein has translation MDNQDLLERIQSLVEEEHRLRDSAGSEHDGDDNRARLAHLEAQLDQCWDLLRQRRAKKDAGENPDEAEPRPVSEVEGYRQ, from the coding sequence ATGGACAACCAGGATCTTTTGGAACGCATCCAGTCACTGGTCGAGGAGGAGCACCGCCTCCGCGACTCCGCAGGATCAGAACACGACGGCGACGACAACCGCGCCCGCTTGGCCCACCTTGAGGCCCAACTGGACCAATGCTGGGACCTGCTCCGCCAACGCCGCGCCAAGAAGGACGCCGGAGAGAACCCGGACGAAGCCGAGCCAAGGCCCGTCAGCGAAGTAGAGGGCTACCGGCAGTAG
- a CDS encoding YdeI/OmpD-associated family protein, with protein MEFTTTIVGDGNKAGIEVPPEVVDALGAGKRPPVVVTINGKRYRSSIAVMAGKYMVGVSSANRELTGVAAGDTVGVGLEVDTEPRVVEVPDDLAAALDAEPEAKTFYGTLNYSAQRRYVEPIADAKTEETRARRIAKVVADLKAGKK; from the coding sequence ATGGAATTCACAACCACGATCGTGGGCGATGGAAACAAGGCGGGCATCGAGGTTCCCCCGGAGGTGGTGGATGCCCTCGGTGCCGGCAAGCGACCCCCGGTGGTGGTGACCATCAACGGTAAGCGCTACCGCAGCAGCATCGCGGTGATGGCCGGGAAATACATGGTGGGCGTCAGCTCGGCGAACCGTGAGCTCACCGGCGTTGCCGCAGGTGACACGGTGGGTGTTGGCCTTGAAGTGGATACCGAGCCCCGTGTGGTGGAGGTGCCAGATGACCTGGCTGCCGCCCTGGACGCTGAACCCGAGGCAAAGACCTTCTACGGAACACTCAACTACAGTGCCCAACGGCGTTACGTTGAACCGATCGCCGATGCCAAGACCGAGGAAACGCGTGCGCGGCGAATTGCCAAGGTGGTCGCGGATTTGAAAGCCGGCAAGAAGTAG
- a CDS encoding DUF5937 family protein translates to MLKYELSEADLGGVRFGISPLCELGLSLRAIRDPSHYPLQLPWLRRTEEARSRLDLDGLLALVDDRLWTPDFLNPRPQSPLTRIDDEFTVLEQISAEQFHGDLIRVHGTVPAIFSGPVGPAVGRLVRILREFWDTCFAPHWLRMRTILEADIVYRGRQIAQGGLFTMLNDLSGAVEFDGRVISVRLKNPASRTEKTEGLGLTLVPTMFTRRASAPVNHGDPPMLMYPVRGQGAMWEAERVTNPAAIVAVLGEVRTSLLTALAAPASSTELGLRFGVSTSAVNQHLRVLRDAGLVTSTRYGRSVLYFRSELGAALLLG, encoded by the coding sequence ATGTTGAAGTACGAGTTGTCGGAGGCAGACCTGGGTGGTGTGCGTTTTGGCATCTCACCTTTGTGCGAACTCGGGCTTTCCCTGAGGGCCATCCGCGACCCCAGCCACTATCCGCTTCAGTTGCCTTGGTTGCGCAGGACTGAAGAGGCCCGGTCCCGGTTGGACCTCGATGGACTGCTTGCCCTGGTTGATGATCGGCTCTGGACGCCGGACTTCCTGAACCCCCGCCCTCAGTCCCCACTTACTCGGATCGATGACGAGTTCACGGTTTTGGAGCAGATTTCTGCGGAGCAGTTTCATGGAGACTTAATCAGGGTGCACGGTACCGTTCCGGCCATCTTTTCCGGACCTGTCGGCCCGGCGGTCGGTCGCCTGGTCCGTATCCTCAGGGAATTCTGGGACACCTGTTTCGCGCCGCACTGGCTGCGCATGCGCACCATCCTGGAAGCGGACATCGTCTACCGCGGCCGGCAGATTGCACAGGGCGGGCTGTTCACCATGCTCAACGACTTGTCCGGTGCTGTGGAATTCGATGGCCGGGTGATCTCCGTGAGGCTGAAGAACCCGGCATCGAGGACCGAGAAGACCGAGGGCCTGGGGCTGACGCTGGTTCCCACGATGTTCACCCGCAGGGCGTCTGCACCCGTAAACCACGGCGATCCACCCATGCTGATGTACCCGGTGCGTGGGCAAGGCGCCATGTGGGAAGCGGAGCGTGTGACGAACCCAGCCGCCATAGTGGCCGTGTTGGGTGAGGTCCGGACAAGCCTGCTCACGGCCTTGGCTGCACCGGCATCGTCCACAGAGCTGGGGCTGCGTTTTGGCGTCTCAACATCTGCTGTAAACCAGCACCTCAGGGTGCTTCGGGACGCCGGGCTCGTGACCTCCACCCGCTACGGCCGCAGCGTGCTCTACTTCAGGAGCGAGCTGGGCGCGGCGTTGCTGCTGGGGTGA
- a CDS encoding sugar-binding domain-containing protein, whose product MTSTMPKPEHPRPQLVRENWLNLNGTWSFEIDAGDSGLERGLTTRELNSEILVPFAPESALSGIEHVDFMEAVWYRRTVSIPQEWTGQNVLLHFGAVDHDATVWVNGVEVARHRGGFTPFTADLGGVAEPGTEAVIVVRARDSRHEMQARGKQATWYNNTHCQYTRTTGIWQTVWMEAVPEVHIKRLRITPNLADSSITVEVPVSRNRSAHTVTAVLSDKGDVRVEAKAKADLDLTPSLRLTIPEESLRPWSIEDPFLYDLEVSVRDSSGTVVDQVSSYAAVRSVALDGKVVRINGKAVFQRLILDQGYWPESLMTSPDDAALVKDIELSMAAGFNGARLHQKVFEERFLYHADRLGYLVWGEFGDWGVSGGGTVGHNQKPTASFVAQWLEVLKRDFNHPSIIGWCPLNETHQVMHDRPTVLDDVTEAMFLATKLADPTRPVVDASGYSHRIRETDIYDSHSYEQDPDRFRLEQQGLADGKPYINRTADGQEYSVPYAGQPYFVSEFGGIWWNEVEARQAVDGSDVSSSWGYGQRVSSEEEFYTRFDGLCSVLLENPDMFGYCYTQLTDVFQEKNGIFTFDRSNKFDLERIRASQVRPAAIETRNQPRRGGI is encoded by the coding sequence GTGACGTCCACCATGCCCAAGCCCGAGCACCCCCGCCCACAATTGGTCCGTGAAAACTGGCTGAACCTGAACGGCACCTGGAGTTTCGAGATCGACGCCGGTGACTCCGGTTTGGAGCGCGGCCTCACCACCCGCGAACTCAACAGCGAGATCCTGGTTCCGTTCGCACCTGAATCCGCCCTTTCGGGGATCGAGCACGTCGATTTCATGGAAGCCGTCTGGTACCGACGGACAGTGAGCATTCCGCAGGAGTGGACCGGGCAGAACGTACTGCTGCACTTTGGGGCCGTAGACCACGACGCCACCGTGTGGGTGAACGGGGTTGAAGTTGCCCGGCACCGCGGCGGTTTTACGCCGTTCACCGCGGACCTCGGAGGCGTGGCCGAGCCCGGTACGGAAGCGGTAATTGTGGTGCGGGCCAGGGATTCCCGGCACGAAATGCAGGCCCGCGGAAAGCAGGCCACGTGGTACAACAACACCCACTGCCAGTACACCCGCACCACCGGGATTTGGCAGACGGTATGGATGGAGGCCGTGCCCGAGGTGCACATCAAACGCCTCCGGATTACGCCCAACCTTGCAGATTCCAGCATCACCGTGGAAGTGCCCGTCAGCCGGAATCGAAGCGCACATACCGTTACGGCCGTCCTCAGCGACAAGGGCGATGTACGTGTTGAGGCCAAGGCAAAAGCGGACCTGGATCTCACGCCATCTCTCCGCCTGACCATCCCCGAAGAATCCCTGCGCCCCTGGTCCATCGAAGACCCGTTCCTCTACGACCTCGAGGTCAGCGTGCGGGACTCCTCCGGCACTGTGGTTGACCAAGTCAGCAGCTACGCGGCGGTCCGTTCGGTTGCCCTGGACGGCAAGGTTGTCCGCATCAACGGCAAGGCTGTCTTCCAGCGACTGATCCTGGACCAGGGCTACTGGCCCGAATCGCTCATGACCTCGCCGGACGACGCTGCGTTGGTCAAGGACATCGAGTTGTCCATGGCTGCAGGCTTCAACGGCGCCCGGCTGCACCAGAAAGTCTTCGAGGAGCGCTTCCTCTATCACGCTGACCGGCTCGGCTACCTGGTGTGGGGCGAGTTTGGAGACTGGGGAGTTTCCGGCGGAGGAACCGTGGGGCACAACCAAAAGCCCACAGCCAGTTTCGTGGCTCAATGGTTGGAAGTCCTGAAGCGCGATTTCAACCATCCCTCCATCATTGGCTGGTGCCCGCTCAACGAGACCCACCAAGTGATGCATGATCGCCCCACCGTGCTGGATGACGTCACCGAAGCCATGTTCCTGGCCACCAAGCTCGCCGATCCCACGCGCCCGGTCGTCGACGCCTCCGGCTACTCGCACCGCATCCGGGAAACCGACATCTACGATTCCCACTCCTATGAGCAGGACCCGGACCGCTTCCGCCTGGAACAGCAGGGCCTCGCTGACGGCAAGCCGTACATCAACCGGACGGCGGACGGCCAGGAGTATTCAGTGCCCTACGCCGGCCAACCGTACTTCGTCTCGGAATTCGGCGGAATCTGGTGGAACGAAGTTGAGGCACGGCAGGCTGTGGACGGAAGCGACGTCTCCTCTTCATGGGGATACGGCCAGCGGGTCAGCAGCGAAGAAGAGTTCTACACCCGCTTTGACGGGCTCTGCTCTGTGCTGCTGGAAAACCCGGACATGTTCGGTTATTGCTACACCCAACTGACGGACGTTTTCCAGGAGAAGAACGGCATCTTCACCTTCGATCGCAGCAATAAGTTCGATCTGGAGAGAATCCGTGCCAGTCAAGTCCGGCCAGCCGCTATCGAAACCCGGAACCAGCCCCGCCGAGGTGGCATTTAA
- a CDS encoding MFS transporter produces the protein MTKSSATAAPAAEHSLRMALSDPTLRILASAILVATVGRGIFLTLTVLYFSRFAGLSAVEIAVILSVSSGVGVATSYIGGRLADRFSARRLLVGMVAIEGLAIATYTFAANFSTAVVIACIAVGVNRGANATRSAIIARAFEGPNRVNARAVLRTVTNLGIALGGMIAGLALLAGTAEAFRAMMIGAGVVYLLSALHLRRLPTRVDAPRHDPASPLPQRRVSPFRDRRYLVLTVLSGIFGMQFGLAEMGVPLWISQDTSAPDVLISVILVINTLCVVLLQVPLSRGTHDPRRAGKIVMTGGVLMALACVLYATAGGVPVVAAVSLLCGAALLHSFAEILSQAGAWGLSFELADPLQAGAYQGMFGMGSALGAMLAPLVVTATVVEHGALGWGILGAVFLGSAAGVTLIARKASTTPALA, from the coding sequence GTGACCAAATCCTCCGCAACCGCTGCCCCAGCCGCAGAGCACAGCCTCCGCATGGCGCTCTCTGACCCCACCCTCAGGATCCTCGCTTCTGCCATCCTCGTCGCAACAGTAGGACGCGGCATCTTCCTCACGTTGACGGTTCTATATTTCAGCCGTTTCGCTGGGCTGAGCGCCGTGGAAATCGCCGTGATCCTCTCGGTTTCCAGCGGCGTGGGAGTCGCGACGTCCTATATCGGCGGCCGGCTCGCTGACCGCTTTTCCGCCCGTCGACTCCTGGTGGGCATGGTCGCCATTGAAGGTCTCGCGATCGCGACCTATACGTTCGCTGCGAACTTCAGCACCGCCGTCGTGATTGCCTGTATCGCGGTGGGCGTGAACCGGGGTGCGAACGCCACGCGTTCGGCGATCATTGCCCGGGCCTTCGAGGGTCCGAACCGTGTGAACGCCCGCGCGGTCCTCCGCACAGTAACGAATCTTGGTATCGCACTGGGAGGCATGATCGCCGGACTCGCGCTGCTGGCTGGAACTGCCGAAGCCTTCCGGGCAATGATGATCGGCGCCGGCGTGGTCTACCTCCTCAGCGCGCTGCACCTGCGCCGCCTCCCCACCCGCGTGGACGCACCGCGCCATGACCCGGCCAGCCCGCTTCCGCAGCGACGCGTCTCCCCCTTTCGGGACCGCCGCTATCTGGTCCTGACAGTCCTGTCCGGTATCTTTGGCATGCAGTTCGGCCTTGCCGAAATGGGCGTGCCGCTGTGGATTTCGCAGGACACCAGCGCGCCGGATGTCCTGATATCCGTCATTCTGGTCATCAACACGCTGTGTGTCGTTCTCCTGCAAGTCCCGCTCTCCCGCGGCACGCACGACCCACGGCGCGCAGGAAAGATCGTCATGACGGGCGGCGTGCTCATGGCCCTGGCTTGCGTGCTCTACGCGACGGCGGGAGGAGTCCCGGTGGTGGCGGCCGTGTCCCTCCTGTGCGGCGCCGCGCTCCTGCACTCGTTTGCGGAGATTCTGTCGCAGGCGGGTGCGTGGGGACTGAGTTTTGAGCTCGCCGACCCGCTCCAGGCAGGGGCTTACCAAGGAATGTTCGGTATGGGATCTGCCCTCGGAGCCATGCTCGCACCGCTCGTGGTGACCGCCACCGTCGTCGAACATGGAGCGTTGGGTTGGGGCATCCTGGGTGCCGTCTTCCTTGGGTCTGCGGCAGGAGTCACGCTGATCGCGCGGAAAGCATCGACGACGCCGGCACTCGCCTGA